A single genomic interval of Methyloceanibacter caenitepidi harbors:
- a CDS encoding FAD-dependent oxidoreductase produces MADKKKVIVIGGGFGGVFAAKSLEKLGRGVVDVELINNNNYFVFQPLLPEVASSNLNSSDAVVPLRQLLSRVQIRQARVMGIDFERKIVIVIQGARMTPVELPYDELVIALGTGVDLARIPGMSDHALTMKDLTDAHMLRTHVIGCLETADVTTDTLVKDQLLTFVVVGAGFSGVETAAETNELISRALRYYHNIKPEEIRMYLIEFAPRILPTFPADLAEYATKNLRANGVEVLTGVGTKSATSTGVELTNDRVINASTIVATIGNGPHPLVDALGLDMKWGRIKTDRFMQVPGHDHVWALGDAALIPLNDYPKDDPADYATQTAQFAVREGYQLAANIVAKLKGEPLKPFAYTSKGSLASLGMSKAVADVYGVKMHGIFAWLLWRGFYLSFLPGLVAKFRVGLNWMINAVMPPNIVQLRMPAPATRYIHFWKGDKVFEPGMLIDGFYTVIKGRFKLTIDNPETGEHFEKEFGPGEHFGERVLLISHLRTGLVEALEDGLLLFTAQKDFRRFARAFPPLEKYFRSYIDETFGGPDKAFAPGNVKDEKEDEHGS; encoded by the coding sequence ATGGCGGACAAAAAGAAGGTCATCGTTATCGGCGGCGGTTTTGGCGGCGTCTTCGCGGCTAAATCCCTAGAGAAGCTCGGACGCGGCGTGGTCGATGTCGAGCTGATCAACAACAACAACTACTTCGTGTTTCAACCCCTCCTGCCGGAGGTGGCGTCGTCGAACCTGAACTCTTCGGACGCCGTGGTGCCGTTGCGGCAACTCCTGAGCCGGGTGCAGATCCGCCAGGCCCGCGTCATGGGGATCGATTTCGAACGGAAGATCGTCATCGTGATCCAGGGCGCCCGGATGACGCCCGTAGAGCTGCCTTACGACGAGCTCGTCATCGCGCTCGGCACAGGCGTGGATCTCGCCCGCATTCCGGGCATGTCGGACCACGCCCTGACCATGAAGGACCTGACGGATGCGCATATGCTGCGCACCCACGTGATCGGCTGCCTGGAGACCGCGGACGTTACCACAGACACGCTGGTCAAGGACCAGTTGCTCACATTCGTTGTCGTGGGCGCGGGCTTTTCCGGTGTTGAAACCGCTGCGGAAACGAACGAGCTGATCAGCCGCGCGCTGCGCTACTACCACAACATCAAGCCCGAAGAGATTCGTATGTATCTCATCGAGTTCGCGCCGCGCATCCTGCCGACCTTTCCGGCGGACCTTGCCGAATACGCCACGAAAAATCTCCGCGCGAACGGCGTGGAGGTCCTGACCGGCGTGGGCACGAAGTCGGCCACGTCCACCGGTGTCGAACTCACCAATGACCGTGTGATCAACGCCTCGACCATCGTCGCCACGATCGGCAACGGGCCGCATCCGCTTGTGGACGCGCTCGGCCTCGACATGAAGTGGGGGCGCATCAAGACGGACCGGTTTATGCAGGTGCCCGGCCACGACCATGTTTGGGCGCTCGGCGACGCCGCGCTGATCCCGCTGAACGACTATCCAAAAGACGATCCGGCCGATTATGCGACGCAGACCGCGCAGTTTGCGGTGCGCGAGGGCTACCAGCTTGCGGCCAATATCGTGGCGAAGCTCAAGGGCGAACCGCTGAAGCCGTTTGCCTACACGTCGAAGGGCTCCCTCGCCTCACTCGGCATGAGTAAGGCCGTGGCCGACGTCTACGGCGTCAAGATGCACGGCATCTTCGCGTGGCTGCTGTGGCGAGGCTTCTATCTATCCTTCCTGCCGGGCCTTGTCGCGAAGTTCCGCGTCGGGCTGAACTGGATGATTAACGCCGTGATGCCCCCGAACATCGTGCAGCTGCGCATGCCGGCGCCTGCCACGCGCTACATCCACTTCTGGAAGGGCGACAAGGTGTTCGAGCCGGGCATGCTGATCGACGGCTTCTATACGGTGATCAAAGGCCGCTTCAAGCTGACCATCGACAACCCCGAGACGGGCGAGCATTTCGAAAAAGAGTTCGGGCCCGGGGAGCATTTTGGCGAGCGGGTCCTGCTCATATCGCATCTGCGCACGGGGCTTGTCGAAGCGCTCGAGGACGGCCTGCTGCTGTTCACCGCGCAGAAGGACTTCCGGCGCTTCGCGCGGGCCTTCCCGCCGCTCGAGAAATATTTCCGGAGCTATATCGACGAGACCTTCGGCGGCCCGGACAAGGCGTTCGCGCCGGGGAATGTCAAGGACGAGAAGGAAGACGAGCACGGATCGTAG
- a CDS encoding acyltransferase family protein produces MVVMMHSTLGVQEATGEPSWMGALVAFAKPFRMPDFFLISGLFLTRVIDRPWRRYLDTKVVHFAYFYALWVTIQFAFKAPGFAAEDGWAGVAQAYALSYVQPFGTLWFIYLLPIFFVVSKLTRGISPLIVWPLAAALQIADVQTGSIVIDEFCARFVYFYSGYVFADFFFRFADTVQRHPREATALLVAWAVFEAVVVFSGVSALPVVGLALGFLGALAVITSGVLLWRYGLADFVRYSGEHSIVIYLAFFLPMAATRILLVKVAPGLDTGLIALIVTAMGVVVPLILHRLVRNTALSFLFERPDWAKLKPAPVSPPAKAS; encoded by the coding sequence ATGGTGGTGATGATGCATTCGACCCTGGGCGTGCAAGAGGCCACGGGCGAACCGAGCTGGATGGGCGCGCTGGTGGCTTTCGCCAAACCCTTCCGCATGCCCGATTTTTTCTTGATTTCCGGTCTTTTTCTGACACGCGTCATCGACCGGCCCTGGCGCCGATACCTCGATACGAAGGTCGTCCATTTCGCCTATTTCTACGCTCTGTGGGTGACTATCCAATTCGCCTTCAAGGCGCCCGGCTTCGCCGCGGAGGATGGCTGGGCGGGCGTGGCGCAGGCCTATGCGCTGTCCTACGTGCAGCCCTTCGGCACGCTGTGGTTCATCTACCTGTTGCCCATCTTCTTCGTGGTCTCGAAGCTCACGCGTGGCATCTCGCCGCTGATCGTTTGGCCCCTGGCGGCAGCGCTGCAGATCGCCGACGTGCAGACCGGCAGCATCGTGATCGACGAGTTCTGCGCGCGTTTCGTCTATTTCTACTCAGGCTACGTTTTCGCGGACTTCTTCTTCCGGTTCGCGGATACGGTGCAGCGCCATCCGCGCGAAGCCACTGCACTGCTGGTCGCATGGGCCGTTTTCGAGGCTGTGGTCGTGTTCAGCGGGGTGTCCGCCCTCCCGGTCGTCGGTCTGGCCCTGGGCTTCCTGGGGGCACTCGCCGTGATCACGTCGGGCGTGCTGCTATGGAGGTATGGCCTCGCGGATTTCGTCCGCTATTCGGGGGAGCACTCGATTGTCATCTATCTCGCCTTCTTCCTGCCCATGGCCGCCACGCGGATTTTGCTCGTGAAGGTCGCGCCGGGACTCGACACGGGGCTGATCGCTCTCATCGTGACCGCCATGGGGGTCGTCGTGCCCCTCATTTTGCACCGGCTGGTCCGCAACACGGCCCTCAGTTTTCTGTTCGAGCGGCCCGATTGGGCCAAGCTGAAGCCCGCGCCCGTGAGCCCGCCGGCAAAGGCCTCGTGA
- a CDS encoding 3'-5' exoribonuclease domain-containing protein: MKEIYVSVDVETDGPIPGPNSMLSLGAAAFDEEGTLLESWQRNLHPIIGALPDPDTMAWWAKNPEAYEMTQRGQLPAKDAMCEFAAWVDSLEGKPVFVAYPAGFDFTFVYWYLMRFVGRSPFSFSALDIKSYAMAKLGCGYRNATKRNMPKEWFSERKHTHVAIEDAIEQGELFFNIKRWQG; this comes from the coding sequence GTGAAGGAAATTTATGTCAGCGTGGACGTAGAGACGGACGGCCCGATCCCCGGCCCGAATTCGATGCTGTCACTCGGCGCCGCGGCCTTCGACGAAGAAGGCACGTTGCTCGAGAGTTGGCAGCGCAATCTCCATCCCATCATAGGGGCGTTGCCGGATCCCGACACCATGGCGTGGTGGGCCAAGAACCCCGAAGCTTACGAGATGACGCAGCGGGGCCAACTTCCCGCCAAGGATGCCATGTGTGAGTTCGCTGCGTGGGTCGATTCACTAGAGGGCAAGCCGGTCTTCGTCGCCTATCCGGCGGGCTTCGATTTCACCTTCGTCTATTGGTACTTGATGCGGTTCGTTGGCCGGAGCCCGTTCAGCTTCTCCGCGCTCGATATCAAGTCTTACGCCATGGCCAAGCTCGGCTGCGGCTACCGAAACGCCACGAAGCGCAACATGCCGAAGGAATGGTTCTCGGAGCGGAAGCACACGCACGTCGCTATTGAGGACGCAATCGAACAGGGCGAGCTGTTCTTCAACATCAAGCGGTGGCAGGGGTGA
- a CDS encoding DNA polymerase has protein sequence MTNGLHIDFESRSTVDLKKTGTYVYAKHPTTDVWGASFAFGDGPILDWESPDVVPEYMHPRCPPEIAEHVESGGLIYAHNAAFERVMWTHLLGPRYGWPIPKTEQWRCTMVMAYAMALPGALEDAALALGLDVQKDAAGRRLMLQMAKPRGKIKFSKGYSSVPDDAIRVREMNEEGWEAYARTPDGPVIADVRWWNSAEKVERLIKYRRQDVEVERAMLDRLRPLKPSELDLWHLDQKINDRGVCVDVRLCEAAKQVVADTAEKLDADMRAATEGDVTACSNRNQIIAFVKSHGVDTESVAKDQVEEILGRDDIPPVVRCVLNLRRESAKTSVAKIDALLRGMCPDGRARGLLQFLAASTGRWAGRRFQPQNLVRTDEDFPVAEAIDAILGGYCSMAFDEPLNTVSQCLRGMLRAPKGKKLVAVDYRNIEGRMLAWLAGEQWKLDAFRAFDEGTGPDLYKVAYGRSYNMPASEVTKPQRQIGKVMELALGYQGGVGAFQTMAVNYGVQLPEEEVIGIRDAWRLAHPNVKSFWYDLEEAAFMAVEHPGETAYVGERIVFRVAGSWLFMRLPSKRFLAYAYPKIEWKEMPWYSDADTYWKDWGDDESARKFWGDAVADYDADRGMVLLKRKAKKQVVSYMGVNSYTRKWERCYLYGGLLAENATQAASRDILADAMPRLEAAGYPTILTVHDEIVAEVDEDFGSPDEMGAIMVDLPDWAEGAPITAEGWEGKRYRK, from the coding sequence ATGACCAACGGCCTCCACATCGACTTCGAAAGCCGCTCAACGGTCGACCTCAAGAAGACCGGCACGTACGTCTATGCGAAGCACCCGACGACCGACGTGTGGGGCGCGAGTTTTGCCTTCGGCGACGGCCCGATCCTCGATTGGGAATCGCCGGATGTCGTGCCGGAGTACATGCACCCTCGCTGCCCGCCGGAGATCGCCGAGCACGTCGAATCCGGGGGCCTCATCTACGCGCACAACGCGGCCTTCGAAAGGGTCATGTGGACGCATCTGCTCGGGCCCCGCTACGGCTGGCCGATCCCGAAGACCGAGCAATGGCGTTGCACGATGGTCATGGCCTACGCCATGGCGCTGCCTGGCGCGCTCGAGGACGCGGCCCTCGCGCTGGGCCTCGACGTTCAGAAGGACGCCGCCGGTCGCCGGCTCATGCTGCAGATGGCGAAGCCGCGCGGCAAGATCAAATTCTCCAAGGGCTACAGTTCCGTTCCGGACGATGCGATCCGCGTGAGAGAGATGAACGAGGAAGGGTGGGAGGCGTACGCCCGTACGCCCGACGGCCCTGTCATCGCGGATGTCCGTTGGTGGAACTCAGCCGAGAAGGTTGAGCGGCTCATCAAGTACCGCCGGCAGGACGTGGAGGTTGAGCGGGCCATGCTCGATCGCTTGCGGCCGCTGAAGCCGTCCGAGCTCGACCTGTGGCATCTGGATCAGAAGATCAATGACCGAGGAGTCTGCGTCGATGTGCGTCTCTGCGAAGCTGCGAAACAGGTTGTTGCCGACACTGCCGAAAAGCTCGACGCCGACATGCGAGCTGCCACCGAAGGCGATGTCACGGCCTGCTCCAACCGGAACCAAATCATCGCCTTCGTCAAAAGCCACGGAGTCGACACAGAGTCCGTGGCCAAAGATCAGGTTGAAGAAATCCTCGGTCGAGACGACATCCCGCCTGTAGTACGCTGCGTGCTCAATCTTCGCCGGGAGAGCGCCAAGACCTCCGTAGCCAAGATCGACGCGCTCTTGCGCGGCATGTGCCCCGATGGCCGGGCCAGGGGGCTCTTGCAGTTCCTCGCCGCCAGCACGGGTCGCTGGGCGGGGCGCCGCTTCCAGCCACAGAACCTCGTCCGCACCGATGAGGACTTTCCGGTCGCCGAGGCGATCGACGCCATTCTCGGCGGCTACTGCAGTATGGCGTTCGATGAGCCGCTGAACACGGTCAGTCAATGCCTCCGCGGCATGCTCCGTGCCCCAAAGGGCAAGAAGCTCGTCGCCGTCGACTACCGCAACATCGAGGGTCGCATGCTGGCGTGGCTCGCAGGCGAACAGTGGAAGCTCGACGCCTTCCGCGCCTTCGACGAGGGGACCGGGCCCGACCTCTATAAGGTGGCCTATGGGCGGTCCTACAACATGCCGGCCAGCGAAGTGACGAAGCCGCAGCGCCAGATCGGCAAGGTGATGGAGCTCGCCCTCGGCTATCAAGGCGGCGTCGGCGCGTTCCAGACCATGGCCGTGAATTACGGGGTGCAGCTTCCGGAAGAGGAAGTGATCGGGATACGCGATGCGTGGCGCCTCGCGCACCCCAACGTCAAGTCGTTTTGGTACGACCTCGAAGAGGCGGCGTTCATGGCTGTCGAGCATCCTGGCGAGACGGCCTACGTGGGCGAGCGCATCGTCTTCCGGGTCGCCGGGAGCTGGCTGTTCATGCGCCTGCCGTCGAAGCGGTTCCTGGCCTACGCCTACCCGAAGATCGAGTGGAAGGAGATGCCTTGGTACTCCGATGCCGACACCTATTGGAAGGATTGGGGCGACGATGAGAGTGCGCGTAAGTTTTGGGGCGATGCTGTCGCCGATTACGACGCCGACCGCGGCATGGTGCTCCTGAAGCGCAAGGCCAAGAAGCAAGTCGTCTCATACATGGGCGTCAACAGTTACACCCGCAAATGGGAGCGTTGTTATCTCTACGGCGGGCTGCTCGCCGAAAATGCCACGCAGGCCGCGTCCCGCGACATCCTTGCGGACGCCATGCCGCGGCTCGAGGCCGCCGGCTACCCGACAATTCTCACAGTGCATGACGAAATCGTGGCCGAGGTCGATGAGGACTTCGGGTCGCCCGACGAGATGGGCGCGATCATGGTCGATCTGCCGGATTGGGCCGAAGGCGCTCCGATCACGGCCGAAGGCTGGGAAGGAAAGAGGTATCGCAAGTGA
- a CDS encoding DNA N-6-adenine-methyltransferase, with the protein MTLGSHQRCVGKSQQHLTPRWILDPLGEFELDPCAASPRPWSCADVNYTEEDDGLSQVWSGRVWLNPPFNRYVVGDWMDRFFDHGRGIALLHARTETNWFRLVWKCASALLFLDKRVKFCRSDGSMQEANSGAPVVLVAADDLNAACLRRCGLSGAFVEGWSMQ; encoded by the coding sequence GTGACCCTCGGGAGCCACCAAAGGTGCGTCGGCAAGTCGCAACAGCATCTCACGCCGAGATGGATTCTCGATCCGTTAGGGGAATTCGAACTTGACCCCTGCGCAGCGAGCCCCCGGCCTTGGTCGTGCGCCGATGTGAACTACACCGAGGAAGACGACGGCCTTTCTCAAGTGTGGTCAGGCCGGGTGTGGCTGAACCCGCCGTTCAACCGGTACGTCGTCGGGGATTGGATGGACCGGTTTTTCGATCATGGGCGCGGCATTGCGCTCCTGCATGCCCGCACGGAGACAAATTGGTTCCGCTTAGTATGGAAGTGTGCTTCCGCGCTCCTGTTCCTCGATAAGCGAGTGAAATTTTGTCGATCCGACGGGAGCATGCAGGAGGCCAACAGCGGCGCCCCCGTGGTCTTGGTCGCCGCCGACGATCTCAACGCCGCTTGCTTGCGGCGCTGCGGGCTATCTGGCGCCTTCGTTGAGGGGTGGTCGATGCAATGA
- a CDS encoding winged helix-turn-helix domain-containing protein, producing MSTQAAEGPLDTEARYWRDQWERAQEALEHERERYTQLEALLKENDERWPDLGIPRAQETLLRVLYRREVATKEMLYHALYSERPDSDLPEQKIIDVQICKLRQNLPDADIQTSWGRGYYLSPKGREWLKAKVEGAQ from the coding sequence ATGAGCACCCAGGCGGCCGAAGGCCCTCTCGACACGGAAGCGCGGTACTGGCGCGATCAATGGGAGCGGGCGCAGGAGGCCCTCGAGCACGAGCGCGAACGGTACACGCAGCTCGAGGCCCTGCTCAAAGAGAACGACGAGCGGTGGCCCGATCTTGGCATCCCGCGCGCCCAAGAGACCCTACTGCGCGTGCTGTACCGGCGCGAGGTCGCGACCAAGGAGATGCTTTACCACGCGCTCTACTCGGAGCGGCCGGATAGCGATCTGCCGGAGCAGAAGATTATCGACGTGCAGATTTGCAAGCTGCGTCAAAACCTGCCGGATGCCGACATCCAAACGAGCTGGGGCCGCGGCTACTACCTGTCGCCGAAGGGCCGGGAGTGGCTCAAGGCGAAGGTTGAGGGGGCCCAGTGA
- a CDS encoding phosphohydrolase — translation MRHLVNITERRGDWLQTFTGKQFWPLDPHPDDIDIRDIAHALANTCRFNGHCLRFYSVAEHSVAVAENVPLEHRLTALLHDAAEAYLADVPRPVKPYLSGYKDIERQLDECIAEKFGLAYPWPDAVHEVDNRILADEQVQLMTIAPAEWALPRPPLGVDLPHWSPREAEVAFACMYEKLSGVSA, via the coding sequence ATGCGCCATTTAGTCAACATCACGGAGCGGCGAGGCGACTGGCTGCAGACGTTCACCGGCAAGCAGTTCTGGCCTCTCGATCCGCACCCGGACGACATCGACATCCGCGACATCGCGCACGCGCTCGCCAACACATGCCGTTTCAACGGGCATTGCCTGCGCTTTTACAGCGTGGCCGAGCACAGCGTTGCGGTGGCCGAGAACGTGCCGCTTGAGCATCGGCTGACCGCGTTGCTCCATGACGCGGCCGAGGCGTATCTCGCCGACGTGCCGCGCCCGGTGAAACCATACCTGTCTGGATACAAGGACATCGAACGGCAGCTTGACGAGTGCATCGCCGAGAAGTTCGGCTTGGCGTATCCGTGGCCCGATGCCGTCCATGAGGTCGACAACCGGATCCTCGCCGACGAGCAAGTCCAATTGATGACCATTGCTCCGGCGGAATGGGCGCTGCCTAGGCCGCCCCTCGGAGTCGACCTGCCCCATTGGTCGCCGCGCGAGGCCGAGGTCGCCTTCGCGTGCATGTACGAGAAGCTGTCGGGGGTTTCGGCATGA
- a CDS encoding DUF2312 domain-containing protein, whose protein sequence is MSEVGDNFETLGSSAKDQLRAFVERIERLEEEQDALAADKREVYAEAKGNGFDTKALRKLIKIRKMDDNKRREEEMILDTYLSALGMLLLD, encoded by the coding sequence ATGAGTGAGGTCGGCGACAACTTCGAAACGCTCGGCTCGTCGGCAAAGGACCAACTGAGGGCCTTCGTCGAGCGCATCGAGCGCCTTGAAGAGGAACAAGACGCCCTGGCGGCCGACAAGCGTGAAGTCTACGCGGAGGCCAAGGGCAACGGTTTCGACACCAAAGCCCTGCGGAAGCTCATCAAGATCCGCAAGATGGACGACAACAAGCGGCGCGAAGAGGAGATGATTCTCGACACGTACCTCTCCGCGCTCGGCATGCTGCTTTTGGATTAG
- a CDS encoding ssDNA-binding protein codes for MSALTECTLLDSGNIRTCRGRMLYPALFQPSMPKGETDEDKAKYQATLLIPAGSDIDVLKAAYKELVDENVPEAKRKTTKVKSPFLKTEDQPRFAEMAEDFPWMIRCQAKFKPDVVTPKGDRTVSEEDEADEVYGGRWARFSVRPYWWTHPTGGKGVSFGLQNVQLLDHDEPMAGGRVKGTDEFAPVETNDLEDLE; via the coding sequence ATGTCAGCATTGACAGAATGCACGCTGCTCGACAGCGGCAATATCCGGACCTGCAGAGGCCGGATGCTCTACCCGGCGCTGTTCCAGCCGAGCATGCCGAAAGGTGAGACGGACGAGGACAAAGCCAAATATCAGGCCACCCTGCTCATTCCGGCGGGCTCCGATATCGATGTTCTGAAGGCGGCCTACAAGGAGCTCGTCGATGAGAACGTGCCGGAGGCCAAGCGCAAGACAACGAAGGTCAAGTCGCCGTTCCTCAAGACCGAGGATCAGCCGCGCTTCGCCGAGATGGCCGAGGACTTCCCGTGGATGATCCGCTGCCAGGCCAAGTTCAAGCCCGACGTGGTGACGCCGAAGGGCGACCGTACCGTCAGCGAAGAAGACGAGGCCGATGAGGTCTACGGCGGCCGCTGGGCGCGGTTCAGTGTGCGGCCCTATTGGTGGACGCATCCGACCGGCGGCAAGGGCGTCTCGTTCGGCCTGCAGAACGTGCAGCTTCTCGACCACGACGAGCCGATGGCCGGCGGGCGCGTGAAGGGCACGGACGAGTTCGCCCCTGTCGAAACCAACGACCTCGAAGACTTGGAGTAA
- a CDS encoding endonuclease VII domain-containing protein: MGPAQREKVRRYDRQRKLRKKYNKSEEELRAILKQQGDVCRLCGTDSPNSKYGWHTDHCSETGRVRGILCRRCNTAIGHFNHDPKLLRVAAIYLEAFDLNVEDGEF; the protein is encoded by the coding sequence ATGGGCCCCGCGCAGCGCGAAAAGGTGCGGCGGTACGACAGGCAAAGGAAACTGAGGAAGAAATACAACAAGTCGGAAGAAGAACTCCGCGCCATACTGAAGCAGCAAGGAGACGTTTGTAGGCTTTGTGGCACGGATAGCCCCAATTCGAAGTATGGGTGGCACACGGACCACTGTTCGGAGACCGGGCGCGTGAGAGGAATACTCTGTAGGCGGTGTAACACCGCCATAGGCCATTTCAATCACGATCCGAAACTGCTGCGGGTTGCAGCTATTTACCTAGAAGCTTTTGACCTGAATGTAGAAGATGGAGAATTTTGA
- a CDS encoding DUF2800 domain-containing protein: MTQPDLTLPAFLDRRKGKKDEPHSARAHAKLAPSASHRWIHCPGSIKASEGIDEKSSVYANEGTAAHELAAICLKTGFDADHYIGQVVDIEAENAGTMFLTKGAPLGDSLTKFEVTDDMAENVQEYVDYVREFSRLEEDREIDVEQRLDMTHIHPECFGTGDTVIYLPKAEWLHVFDLKFGKGVVVEVEDNPQLLTYGSGAARRYHNRPLKGVTLHVIQPRAPHPDGSARSKDYDILDLLEFELDLAQAAKATEAEAAPLVAGDWCGFCPALPTCGAAREKARTAALADFKDDDEWSTEAMTPEALAKVLEEADFILTWVKSVQEYAHAEAVAGRCPTGYKLVAKRATRKWKGDEEEIKGALEIDFDLSDEDILKEPEMRSPAQLEKVVGKKAFKDIEAKLVEKVSSGTNLVAVSDKRPAVKTEGLSDFGE, encoded by the coding sequence ATGACCCAACCCGATCTCACCCTCCCCGCGTTCCTCGATCGCCGCAAAGGCAAGAAGGACGAGCCGCACAGCGCCCGCGCGCACGCCAAGCTGGCGCCGAGCGCGTCCCATCGCTGGATCCACTGCCCCGGCAGCATCAAGGCGTCCGAGGGCATCGACGAGAAGTCGAGTGTCTACGCGAATGAGGGCACCGCAGCGCACGAGCTCGCGGCGATTTGCTTGAAGACGGGCTTCGACGCGGATCACTACATCGGCCAGGTGGTCGACATTGAGGCCGAGAACGCCGGCACGATGTTTCTGACGAAGGGCGCCCCGCTCGGTGACAGTCTCACGAAGTTCGAAGTCACCGACGACATGGCCGAGAACGTGCAGGAATACGTCGACTACGTGCGCGAGTTTTCCCGCCTGGAAGAGGACCGCGAAATCGATGTCGAGCAGCGCCTCGACATGACGCACATCCACCCGGAATGCTTCGGGACCGGCGACACGGTGATCTATCTGCCGAAGGCCGAGTGGCTGCACGTTTTCGATCTGAAGTTCGGCAAGGGCGTGGTTGTCGAGGTCGAGGACAACCCGCAGCTCCTCACCTACGGGTCCGGCGCCGCGCGGCGCTACCACAACCGGCCGCTGAAGGGCGTCACGTTGCATGTGATTCAGCCCCGCGCGCCGCATCCCGACGGGTCGGCGCGGAGCAAGGACTACGACATCCTCGATCTGCTCGAGTTTGAGCTGGACTTGGCGCAAGCCGCCAAGGCCACGGAGGCAGAAGCCGCGCCGCTTGTGGCTGGCGATTGGTGCGGCTTCTGCCCCGCATTGCCGACGTGCGGGGCCGCGCGCGAGAAGGCGCGCACCGCGGCACTGGCCGATTTCAAAGACGACGATGAGTGGAGCACGGAAGCGATGACACCTGAAGCCCTGGCCAAGGTTCTCGAGGAGGCTGATTTCATCCTCACATGGGTCAAGAGTGTGCAGGAGTACGCCCACGCCGAGGCTGTCGCTGGGCGGTGTCCAACCGGCTACAAGCTCGTCGCCAAGCGCGCCACGCGCAAATGGAAGGGCGACGAGGAAGAGATCAAAGGCGCACTCGAGATCGATTTCGATCTGTCCGACGAAGACATACTAAAGGAGCCGGAAATGCGCTCGCCCGCGCAGCTCGAGAAGGTCGTCGGCAAGAAGGCGTTCAAGGACATCGAGGCCAAGCTCGTCGAGAAGGTGAGCTCGGGCACGAACCTCGTCGCCGTTTCGGACAAGCGGCCCGCTGTCAAAACGGAAGGGCTCTCAGATTTTGGAGAATGA